A stretch of Triticum aestivum cultivar Chinese Spring chromosome 1D, IWGSC CS RefSeq v2.1, whole genome shotgun sequence DNA encodes these proteins:
- the LOC123181624 gene encoding CCR4-NOT transcription complex subunit 1 — MIPFNSAVADEVRSLVQGADGSTVDSIYRELCQLADCSPDGCILLLQVCLDEVLLNAGVAKYSQSKQDLLSTVFRYCLDKPYFSTCFCEALRTLSVSDVFLETLSNELDLSRAERVGIGLALSDAENIGLNLKGQRFSIAQIEELCKNPAQPISNDQIHDIVVFLHQTDGLSKHMDSFTNIISLFKVKEMPFHVPVLVQDSNVRPASSHMEMYIGSFDDDFDSLLSEIGKEISMADIITELGYGCTADIAHCKDTLSLFEPLDDLGISKLLGAVVTTAAGLGEAHNTYSTFISAFGNSQTNDSFQSTAWDINVLVDSINEIAPRTNWTSVMENLDHEGFSIPDEGAFRLLMSIYSRACRDPFPLHAICGSLWKNLEGQLSFLKHAVAAPADTFTFKHSSRKLVFPDLANHIQGNQAWYCLDLLEVLCQLADLGYATLVRPLLDYPLSHCPDVLLLGVSQINTAYNLLQYEVLSCVFPALLKDTKNSSLMNYLWHLNPSLTLRGFVDAHSDIICLLRTVDICQDLKILSAVLDSTPLAFSIKLATVSFRNDHSNLEKWIIEKFSAHREAFIEECVKFLKESVVNTTHDAAEGVIQQPQATITNICWESCPLFIKVLQSHSGQLLTNQLVDELNRVEAAYESRTQGSLGRDIPTSEGGSDDIEAQANIYFHQMFSEQISIDAMIQMLARFKESTNKRELAIFNCMISNLFEEYKFFPKYPDTQLKLAAVLMGSLIKHQLVAHLGLGVALRSVLDALRKSIDSKMFMFGTTALEQFMDRVIEWPQYCNHILQISHLRGTHAELVSAIEQALAKISSSQNEPNIGNIFSVDPHGSGSPSIGNTEVSDASWQFTNPTPAQLERSPSSFPLQQRYQGFLGERSKGSTNSVQAKNILSISQPTASTPGDLSMAPKVTAPPSLQASPHHSATISASSQSTNFLRPRSSAPSGTRSPYTTGFGAALNIETLVAAAERRDTSVEAPPSEVQDKIFFMINNISNSNLDAKAREFNEVSQDQYYPWFAQYMVMKRASIEPNFHDLYLKFFDKVNSKTLNKEMVKATYENCKALLQSDLIKSSSEERSLLKNLGSWLGKLTIGRNQTLRAKEIDPKILIVEAYERGLMIAVIPFTSKILEPCHSSIAYRPPNPWTMGILSLLAEIYNLPNLKMNLKFDIEVLFKNLSVDMKDVKPSSLLKDRTRQLEGNPDFSNKDVTASQTPVVAEVSSGMVPAKNVVEVQPELTSTSRATSIPNMLNQYAPPLRLPPNSMVEDDKVALIMPDQVSPSQTPSPLPALFTLSQLMAAIPRADIYFRINEKLSSLGSLQYSKIMDVALDKAIKEIIGPVIQRSVTIATRTTKELILKDLAMESDDSAVSRAAHLMVGTLAGSLAHVTSKEPLRVALSSHLRSLIQNLNNNSETTEQIVHILINDNLDLGCALIETVATRKAVEMIDGEIKHPFSQLRRQKELLGSGYYDAFPYTQGLARVPDALRPKPTGHLCASQQRVYEDFITVWHSQSSQNAGATTSATAVTAAPGNSSIPRLYSPNLVQPADLVPEESDHGTTQLLSVSTQIGTSDTFAQAGGTTNIASVFPPMSSNDIPMGESTAGTKDLGSMVPLSPTTAVDRMESVFAEPLSTDNGLDRYHQVAQKLEALIANDGKDVEIQSVIAEVPDILHRCVKRDEAALLIAQKVFRSLYENASKSTYVTWLLATLAAIRDVCKLIAKEITSWVIYSEEENKFNLDIVTGLIRSEILNLGDYDVHLAKIIDSGRNKTATEFAISLVQTLITQEPSGVSELCNVVDALSKLAIRPGSPESLQQLIEIAKSNFKNAASFAAMKDEKVLSGRPSSVYKEENDSAFADAVSFQDQVAVLFSDWCHICDHPTMGDSAYSHYIVQLQQHGLLKGDDLTDRFFHTLTELAITHAVVSEQVIAPGGMSQQPAQQLQISYFSIDSYSKLVTLMFKYGVDLGPNKGSLLLKILSITTRIIQKDAEEKKVSFNPRPYFRLFINLLSELSTADLHDGASFQVLTAFANAFHVLQPLRVPAWSFAWLELVSHRSFMPKLLLCNSQKGWPFFQRLLGDLFKFMEPYLRNAELGQPIQLLYKGTLRVLLVLLHDFPEFLCDYHFSFCDVIPPSCIQMRNVILSAFPRNMRLPDPSTPNLKIDLLAEISVAPRIMSDVEGALKAKQMKTQVDEYLKRPEGSSFLTDLKQKLVLPPNEANVAGTRYNVPLINSLVVYVGIQAVQQLQHNKANASASAQQMNQSPQVDVFQIETATEVYRNLIVNMDTEGRYLLLNAIANQLRYPNNHTHYFSFIILYLFAEATQDIVQEQITRVLLERLIVNRPHPWGLLITFIELIKNPRYSFWARSFTRCAPEIERLFESVARSCGGKAAEEGVLADGGH, encoded by the exons GCCAAAGATTTTCAATTGCTCAAATCGAGGAGTTATGTAAAAATCCTGCACAGCCTATATCGAATGACCAAATTCATGATATTGTTGTGTTTCTTCACCAGACTGATGGCCTCTCAAAGCATATGGATTCTTTTACTAACATTATTTCCCTATTCAAAGTCAAAGAGATGCCATTCCATGTCCCTGTCCTTGTTCAGGACAGCAATGTTCGGCCAGCTTCAAG CCACATGGAGATGTACATCGGTAGCTTTGATGATGATTTTGATTCCCTTTTATCTGAAATCGGGAAGGAGATAAGCATGGCTGACATCATTACTGAATTGGGTTATGGATGTACTGCTGATATTGCACATTGTAAAGATACATTATCACTTTTTGAGCCTCTCGATGATTTGGGAATATCTAAGTTGCTTGGGGCTGTTGTTACTACTGCCGCTGGTCTTGGTGAGGCTCATAACACATATTCAACATTCATTTCGGCTTTTGGCAACAGCCAAACAAATGACTCATTTCAGTCAACGGCATGGGATATCAATGTTCTCGTGGACTCAATCAATGAAATT GCCCCACGAACAAATTGGACAAGTGTAATGGAAAACCTGGACCACGAGGGTTTCAGTATCCCTGATGAAGGGGCTTTCCGTCTATTGATGTCGATATATTCTCGGGCTTGCAGG GATCCATTTCCGCTTCATGCCATCTGTGGGTCACTCTGGAAGAATTTAGAAGGGCAATTATCATTCTTGAAACATGCAGTGGCTGCCCCAGCAGATACATTTACATTTAAACATTCTTCCAGGAAGCTG GTATTTCCAGACTTGGCTAATCATATCCAAGGCAATCAGGCTTGGTACTGCCTAGACCTTTTGGAGGTGTTATGCCAGCTTGCTGACCTTGGCTATGCAACATTAGTGCGACCGCTGCTGGACTACCCACTCAGTCATTGTCCAGACGTCTTACTTCTTGGCGTTAGCCAAATCAAT ACTGCATACAATCTCCTCCAGTATGAAGTATTGTCATGCGTATTCCCTGCTTTATTGAAGGACACTAAAAATAGCAGTCTAATGAACTATCTCTGGCATCTCAACCCTTCCCTTACTCTCCGAGGATTTGTTGATGCTCATTCTGATATAATTTGTCTTTTGAGAACTGTTGATATATGTCAAGACCTAAAG ATCCTATCCGCTGTCCTTGATTCCACTCCCTTAGCATTTAGCATCAAACTTGCCACAGTTTCCTTTCGAAACGATCATAGCAATCTAGAGAAATGGATTATCGAGAAGTTCAGTGCACACAGAGAGGCTTTTATTGAG GAATGTGTTAAATTCTTGAAAGAAAGTGTGGTCAACACAACTCATGATGCTGCAGAGGGTGTCATCCAACAACCTCAAGCTACTATCACGAATATTTGCTGGGAATCATGTCCTTTATTTATAAAG GTTCTTCAGTCTCACTCTGGACAACTGTTGACTAACCAACTGGTGGATGAACTAAATAGAGTGGAAGCAGCGTATGAATCAAGGACTCAAGGTTCTCTTGGAAGGGACATTCCTACTTCCGAGGGAGGTTctgatgacattgaagcacaggCAAATATATATTTTCACCAGATGTTTTCTGAACAGATCAGCATTGATGCTATGATACAAATGCTTGCACGCTTCAAAGAGTCTACAAACAAGAG GGAGCTAGCAATTTTCAATTGCATGATCTCAAACTTGTTCGAAGAGTACAAGTTCTTCCCAAAGTATCCAGATACACAGCTTAAGCTAGCTGCTgttcttatgg GCTCTCTCATTAAACATCAACTTGTGGCTCACCTGGGACTTGGAGTTGCTCTACGTAGTGTTCTTGATGCCCTGCGTAAATCTATTGATTCAAAG ATGTTTATGTTCGGCACGACAGCGCTCGAGCAGTTTATGGATCGTGTAATAGAGTGGCCGCAATACTGCAACCACATATTGCAGATCTCACATCTTCGTGGAACACATGCCGAATTAGTCTCTGCAATTGAGCAGGCACTTGCCAAGATATCATCAAGTCAAAACGAACCAAATATTGGCAACATATTTTCTGTGGATCCGCATGGTTCTGGTTCACCATCTATCGGAAACACAGAG GTTTCTGACGCATCATGGCAGTTCACCAATCCGACTCCAGCACAGCTTGAACGGTCACCTTCTTCTTTTCCACTGCAACAGAGGTACCAGGGTTTTCTTGGGGAGAGGTCCAAAGGTTCTACAAACAGCGTCCAAGCTAAGAACATTCTATCTATCAGTCAACCTACTGCTTCAACACCTGGTGATTTGTCTATGGCTCCGAAG GTTACCGCACCACCATCCTTACAAGCTTCTCCTCATCATTCTGCCACTATTTCAGCCTCTTCACAATCCACTAATTTTCTGAGGCCTAGAAGTTCAGCTCCTTCAG GCACTCGATCTCCATACACTACAGGATTTGGAGCTGCTTTAAATATTGAAACTCTTGTTGCTGCCGCAGAACGAAGAGATACGTCAGTTGAG GCCCCTCCATCTGAAGTTCAAGACAAGATATTCTTCATGATCAACAATATTTCCAATTCTAATTTGGATGCTAAGGCAAGGGAATTTAATGAGGTTTCTCAGGATCAGTATTATCCTTGGTTTGCGCAATACATGGTCATGAAAAG GGCAAGCATCGAACCGAATTTTCATGACTTGTATTTGAAGTTCTTCGACAAAGTTAACTCAAAAACGTTGAATAAGGAAATGGTGAAAGCTACATATGAGAACTGCAAG GCTTTGTTGCAATCGGATCTTATCAAATCAAGTTCCGAAGAGCGTTCGTTGCTAAAAAATCTGGGTAGTTGGCTAGGAAAGCTCACCATAGGAAGGAATCAAACGTTACGAGCGAAGGAAATTGATCCCAAAATTCTTATAGTTGAG gCATATGAAAGGGGGCTGATGATCGCGGTCATTCCATTCACTTCAAAG ATTCTTGAACCTTGCCATTCAAGTATAGCATATCGTCCTCCAAATCCATGGACAATGGGTATTCTTAGCCTACTTGCTGAGATCTATAATCTACCTAATCTCAAGATGAACCTGAAGTTTGACATTGAG GTCTTGTTTAAGAACCTCAGTGTGGACATGAAAGATGTAAAACCATCTTCTCTTCTTAAAGATCGTACTCGTCAACTTGAAGGAAATCCGGATTTTTCTAATAAAGATGTCACTGCATCTCAAACACCAGTCGTTGCAGAGGTTTCCTCTGGTATGGTCCCAGCAAAAAATGTTGTTGAAGTGCAACCAGAGTTAACTAGTACCTCACGGGCTACTAGCATCCCAAATATGTTAAACCAG TATGCACCACCTCTTCGTCTTCCTCCAAACAGCATGGTTGAAGATGATAAGGTTGCTTTAATAATGCCCGATCAGGTTTCACCATCTCAAACGCCGTCTCCATTACCGGCTTTGTTTACTCTTAGTCAG CTTATGGCAGCAATACCTCGCGCGGATATATATTTTAGAATTAATGAAAAGCTTAGTTCTCTTGGCTCACTGCAATATAGCAA AATCATGGATGTTGCTTTGGATAAGGCTATTAAAGAAATTATAGGCCCCGTTATTCAAAGAAGTGTTACAATAGCTACCCGAACTACTAAGGAGCTTATTCTTAAG GATTTAGCAATGGAATCTGATGATAGTGCGGTATCTCGCGCTGCACATTTGATGGTTGGCACGCTAGCTGGGAGTCTAGCTCATGTAACTtccaag GAGCCTCTTCGTGTTGCTTTGTCGTCTCATCTTCGAAGTCTTATTCAGAACCTGAACAATAACAGTGAAACCACTGAGCAGATTGTTCATATTCTGATCAATGATAATCTAGATCTTGGATGTGCGCTAATAGAGACTGTTGCAACACGCAAG GCTGTTGAGATGATCGATGGAGAAATCAAGCATCCTTTTTCACAGCTAAGGAGGCAAAAGGAGTTGCTTGGTTCTGGATATTATGATGCTTTTCCTTACACTCAAGGTCTTGCACGTGTCCCGGATGCACTTCGTCCAAAGCCTACTGGCCATTTGTGTGCTAGCCAACAACGAGTGTATGAG GACTTCATTACTGTATGGCACAGCCAGAGTAGTCAAAATGCTGGAGCTACCACTTCTGCTACAGCCGTGACTGCTGCACCAGGCAATTCCAGTATACCTCGACTTTATAGCCCAAATTTGGTACAACCAGCAGATCTGGTTCCTGAAGAGTCAGATCATGGTACCACACAACTTTTAAG TGTTTCCACACAAATTGGTACAAGTGACACTTTTGCCCAAGCTGGTGGAACTACTAACATTGCATCTGTTTTCCCCCCTATGTCATCTAATGACATTCCAATGGGTGAATCAACAGCTGGAACTAAA GATCTTGGCTCTATGGTGCCTCTTTCACCTACAACTGCTGTTGACCGTATGGAATCTGTTTTCGCTGAACCTTTGAGTACTGACAACGGATTAGACAGATACCATCAAGTTGCACAGAAG CTTGAAGCCTTGATTGCCAATGATGGTAAAGATGTAGAAATTCAG TCTGTTATTGCAGAAGTTCCTGATATTTTACACAGATGTGTTAAGCGGGATGAAGCTGCATTATTGATTGCACAAAAG GTTTTCAGAAGTTTGTATGAAAATGCATCAAAGAGTACTTATGTCACATGGCTTCTGGCAACTTTAGCTGCAATACGTGATGTTTGCAAACTTATCGCTAAAGAGATAACAAGCTGG GTAATTTATTCTGAGGAAGAAAATAAGTTTAACCTCGACATAGTTACTGGACTAATTCGTTCCGAGATTCTTAATCTTGGGGATTATGATGTTCATCTAGCAAAGATCATTGATAGTGGAAGAAACA AGACTGCAACAGAGTTCGCTATATCACTTGTCCAGACATTGATTACCCAAGAACCCAGTGGCGTTTCTGAGCTTTGTAATGTTGTTGATGCATTATCGAAG CTTGCAATCAGGCCTGGTTCACCTGAATCATTGCAGCAGTTGATTGAGATTGCAAAGAGTAATTTCAAGAACGCTGCTAGCTTTGCCGCCATGAAGGATGAAAAG GTTTTATCTGGCCGTCCTTCATCAgtatataaagaagaaaatgattcTGCTTTTGCAGATGCTGTTAGTTTTCAAGACCAG GTTGCAGTTTTATTCTCGGACTGGTGTCACATATGTGATCATCCAACTATGGGTGATTCAGCATATAGTCATTACATTGTGCAGTTGCAACAACATGGCTTGCTTAAGGGAGATGATTTGACTGACCGCTTCTTCCATACTCTCACG GAACTTGCCATCACACATGCTGTTGTCTCTGAGCAAGTTATTGCTCCTGGTGGGATgtctcagcagccggcccagcaaCTCCAGATTTCATATTTCTCAATTGATTCATACTCGAAGCTTGTGACTTTAATGTTCAAG TATGGCGTGGATTTAGGACCAAACAAAGGCAGCCTTCTTCTGAAG ATTCTCTCCATAACCACTAGGATCATTCAGAAAGATGCTGAAGAAAAGAAAGTTTCTTTCAATCCTCGGCCATATTTTAGATTATTTATAAATTTGCTAAGTGAGCTTAGCACTGCTGACCTTCATGATGGTGCTAGTTTTCAG GTTTTGACTGCATTTGCAAATGCTTTTCATGTGCTTCAACCCTTGAGAGTTCCTGCATGGAG TTTTGCTTGGCTTGAATTGGTAAGCCATAGAAGCTTCATGCCGAAGTTATTGCTGTGCAATTCACAAAAGGGCTGGCCATTCTTCCAGAGGCTGCTTGGTGATTTGTTCAAATTTATGGAACCATATCTAAGAAACGCTGAGCTGGGACAGCCC ATTCAGCTTTTATACAAAGGAACTTTGAGAGTGCTGCTTGTTCTACTCCATGACTTTCCTGAGTTCCTCTGCGACTACCACTTCAGTTTCTGTGATGTGATTCCCCCAAGCTGCATTCAAATGCGTAATGTTATTCTTAGTGCATTTCCACGCAATATGAGACTTCCTGATCCCTCTACTCCTAATTTGAAG ATTGACCTGCTAGCTGAAATTTCAGTAGCTCCAAGAATCATGTCTGATGTGGAAGGTGCTTTGAAGGCAAAGCAAATGAAGACCCAGGTTGACGAGTACCTCAAG AGACCAGAAGGTTCATCCTTTTTAACTGATTTAAAGCAGAAGTTAGTGCTGCCTCCAAATGAAGCGAATGTTGCTGGGACTCGTTATAATGTTCCCTTAATTAATTCACTGGTCGTCTATGTTGGCATCCAG GCTGTGCAACAGTTGCAGCATAACAAGGCAAATGCATCAGCATCAGCGCAGCAAATGAACCAAAGTCCTCAGGTGGATGTTTTTCAGATTGAAACAGCCACTGAGGTCTACAGAAATCTTATAGTGAATATGGATACCGAAGGCCGTTACCTCCTCCTGAACGCGATTGCTAACCAGCTACGCTATCCAAACAATCATACTCACTACTTCTCCTTCATCATTTTGTACTTGTTTGCTGAGGCAACACAG GATATCGTACAGGAGCAGATAACTAGAGTTCTTTTAGAGCGCCTAATAGTTAATCGTCCTCATCCCTGGGGATTACTTATTACTTTCATTGAGCTCATAAAG AATCCACGCTATAGCTTTTGGGCTCGATCCTTTACACGCTGTGCACCGGAGATTGAGAGGCTGTTTGAGTCTGTTGCAAGGTCTTGTGGAGGTAAAGCTGCGGAAGAGGGAGTTCTCGCTGATGGTGGTCATTAG